From one Anabas testudineus chromosome 18, fAnaTes1.2, whole genome shotgun sequence genomic stretch:
- the LOC117153062 gene encoding NACHT, LRR and PYD domains-containing protein 6-like, which translates to MFGWRLPLNTREEEEEESESLDSFPPVKLETLNLLCSSLEMERSVQEELLDMLEDLGEEELKKFQWYLQNADGLQNIKKSKLEKADRLETVDLMVEMYSDNALEVAKLILQKVKRNKVQSQEGKI; encoded by the exons ATGTTTGGATGGAGGCTGCCTTTAaacacaagagaagaagaagaagaagagtcgGAAAGTTTGGATTCGTTTCCACcagtaaaactagaaactctgaatcttctctgctcatcactagag ATGGAGAGGTCTGTACAGGAGGAACTACTGGACATGTTGGAGGATTTGGGAGAAGAGGAACTAAAGAAATTCCAGTGGTATCTGCAGAATGCAGATGGTTTACAGAACATCAAAAAGTCCAAACTGGAGAAAGCAGACAGACTAGAAACAGTGGATTTAATGGTCGAGATGTACAGTGATAACGCTCTGGAGGTGGCGAAGTTGATTTTACAGAAAGTGAAGCGTAATAAAGTTCAGTCACAAGAAGGTAAGATATGA